One window of Penaeus chinensis breed Huanghai No. 1 chromosome 1, ASM1920278v2, whole genome shotgun sequence genomic DNA carries:
- the LOC125034746 gene encoding uncharacterized protein LOC125034746: MNVTAKDYKPYWFELKEEEADGSKKLTGMDYLLLETVADALNFSIKVLPIANWAEALDRVVSKESFITPVIHAVLRQRLKRFEYTIPYTYASYSLSMKMPGLTPQWQSLYYPLAGTVWMSVVLVTGLMIVVMYVMNRAGDFSSPPRRLEPGTVALEVVGTLFSQNLFKTLPTTDPSRVLVVFWLIFAFVVGTAYRGNLTAALTLPKYPSKPETLKEVVEVVHKVTIEPWGEDYKTYFKESDTEVFMKLADMMELGPALLDGLQEATEDSTAHMDSRAVLELNIAESFTRRDGTSELYVVRESAIPGMAAWPIPHDSPFKKNLDFCIRASLEAGLYEKWESDMLEMARRESRERQRRQQRERPQDEEEEAEGSEGGIQALTLVHMQGPLMLLLLGLLLGALAFLLEMLTSSEGRERNNADL; encoded by the exons ATGAACGTCACCGCTAAAGACTACAAGCCGTACTGGTTCGAGctcaaggaggaggaggctgacggTTCCAAGAAACTCACCGGGATGGATTACTTGCTCCTCGAGACGGTCGCCGATGCGCTGAACTTTTCCATTAAAGTTCTGCCTATCGCTAACTGGGCTGAG GCACTGGATCGGGTGGTGTCCAAGGAATCATTTATAACACCGGTGATCCACGCAGTCCTACGGCAGAGGCTTAAGCGCTTCGAGTATACTATTCCCTACACTTACGCCTCGTACTCTCTCAGCATGAAAATGCCGGGACTCACTCCTCAGTGGCAGAGTCTGTACTACCCTCTAGCGGGCACTGTGTGGATGTCCGTTGTCTTGGTTACGGGCCTGATGATTGTGGTCATGTATGTG atGAACAGGGCGGGCGACTTCAGCAGCCCCCCGCGGCGGCTCGAGCCAGGGACCGTGGCGCTGGAGGTGGTCGGGACGCTCTTCTCCCAGAACCTCTTCAAGACGCTCCCCACCACCGACCCCAGCCGCGTCCTGGTCGTCTTCTGGCTCATCTTCGCTTTCGTCGTCGGAACGGCTTATCGCGGAAACCTCACCGCCGCCCTCACGCTGCCCAAGTACCCGTCGAAGCCAGAGACGCTGAAGGAGGTCGTGGAGGTCGTGCACAA AGTCACAATCGAACCGTGGGGGGAGGATTACAAGACATATTTCAAGGAGTCGGACACTGAAGTCTTCATGAAACTCGCTGACATGATGGAACTTGGACCTGCTCTTCTTGACGGTCTCCAGGAAGCCACAGAAGATAG TACAGCGCACATGGACTCGCGCGCTGTGCTAGAGCTGAACATCGCCGAGAGCTTCACCCGCCGCGATGGGACGTCCGAGCTCTACGTGGTGCGGGAGAGCGCCATCCCCGGCATGGCAGCGTGGCCCATCCCTCACGACTCGCCCTTCAAGAAAAACCTCGACTTCTGCATAAGAGCTTCCCTCGAG GCCGGCCTGTACGAGAAGTGGGAGAGCGACATGCTGGAGATGGCGCGGCGCGAGAGTCGCGAGCGGCAGCGCAGGCAGCAGAGGGAGCGGCcgcaggacgaggaggaggaggccgagggatCCGAGGGCGGCATCCAGGCGCTCACCCTCGTGCACATGCAAGGGCCGCTCATGCTCCTGCTCCTGGGGCTGCTGCTCGGGGCGCTCGCCTTCCTGCTGGAGATGCTGACGTCTTCAGAGGGGCGTGAGAGGAATAACGCAGACTTGTGA